One window of Leopardus geoffroyi isolate Oge1 chromosome B3, O.geoffroyi_Oge1_pat1.0, whole genome shotgun sequence genomic DNA carries:
- the PSME1 gene encoding proteasome activator complex subunit 1 isoform X2 encodes MATLRVQPEAQAKTENLLGSYFPKKISELDAFLKEPALNEANLSNLKAPLDIPVPDPVKEKEKEERKKQQEKEDKDGKKKEEDEDKGPPCGPVNCNEKIVVLLQRLKPEIKDVIEQLNLVTTWLQLQIPRIEDGNNFGVAVQEKVFELMTALHTKLEGFHTQISKYFSERGDAVTKAAKQPHVGDYRQLVHELDEAEYRDIRLMVMEIRNAYAVLYDIILKNFEKLKKPRGETKGMIY; translated from the exons ATGGCCACGCTCAGGGTCCAGCCTGAAGCCCAAGCCAAG ACAGAAAACCTGCTGGGGAGCTACTTCCCCAAGAAGATTTCTGAGTTGGATGCATTTTTAAAG GAGCCAGCTCTCAATGAAGCCAACCTGAGCAATCTGAAGGCCCCATTGGACATCCCAGTGCCTGATCCagtcaaggagaaagagaaagaggagcgGAAGAAGCAGCAGGAG AAGGAAgacaaagatggaaagaagaaagaggaagatgaagacaAAG GTCCTCCCTGTGGCCCAGTGAACTGCAACGAGAAGATCGTAGTCCTCCTTCAGCGTCTAAAGCCTGAAATCAAGGATGTCATTGAGCAGCTCAACCTG GTCACCACCTGGTTACAGCTTCAGATACCTCGAATTGAAGATGGGAACAATTTTGGAGTGGCTGTACAG GAGAAGGTGTTTGAGCTGATGACTGCCCTTCACACGAAGCTGGAAGGCTTCCACACGCAAATCTCCAA GTATTTCTCTGAGCGGGGTGATGCTGTGACCAAAGCAGCCAAGCAGCCCCATGTG GGTGATTATCGACAGCTGGTGCATGAGCTGGATGAGGCAGAGTACCGGGACATCAGGTTGATGGTCATGGAGATCCGCAATGCTTAT GCTGTGTTATATGACATCATCCTGAAGAACTTCGAGAAGCTCAAGAAGCCGAggggagaaacaaaaggaatgatTTATTGA
- the PSME1 gene encoding proteasome activator complex subunit 1 isoform X1 — translation MATLRVQPEAQAKVDVFREDLCTKTENLLGSYFPKKISELDAFLKEPALNEANLSNLKAPLDIPVPDPVKEKEKEERKKQQEKEDKDGKKKEEDEDKGPPCGPVNCNEKIVVLLQRLKPEIKDVIEQLNLVTTWLQLQIPRIEDGNNFGVAVQEKVFELMTALHTKLEGFHTQISKYFSERGDAVTKAAKQPHVGDYRQLVHELDEAEYRDIRLMVMEIRNAYAVLYDIILKNFEKLKKPRGETKGMIY, via the exons ATGGCCACGCTCAGGGTCCAGCCTGAAGCCCAAGCCAAG GTGGATGTATTCCGTGAAGACCTGTGTACCAAG ACAGAAAACCTGCTGGGGAGCTACTTCCCCAAGAAGATTTCTGAGTTGGATGCATTTTTAAAG GAGCCAGCTCTCAATGAAGCCAACCTGAGCAATCTGAAGGCCCCATTGGACATCCCAGTGCCTGATCCagtcaaggagaaagagaaagaggagcgGAAGAAGCAGCAGGAG AAGGAAgacaaagatggaaagaagaaagaggaagatgaagacaAAG GTCCTCCCTGTGGCCCAGTGAACTGCAACGAGAAGATCGTAGTCCTCCTTCAGCGTCTAAAGCCTGAAATCAAGGATGTCATTGAGCAGCTCAACCTG GTCACCACCTGGTTACAGCTTCAGATACCTCGAATTGAAGATGGGAACAATTTTGGAGTGGCTGTACAG GAGAAGGTGTTTGAGCTGATGACTGCCCTTCACACGAAGCTGGAAGGCTTCCACACGCAAATCTCCAA GTATTTCTCTGAGCGGGGTGATGCTGTGACCAAAGCAGCCAAGCAGCCCCATGTG GGTGATTATCGACAGCTGGTGCATGAGCTGGATGAGGCAGAGTACCGGGACATCAGGTTGATGGTCATGGAGATCCGCAATGCTTAT GCTGTGTTATATGACATCATCCTGAAGAACTTCGAGAAGCTCAAGAAGCCGAggggagaaacaaaaggaatgatTTATTGA
- the PSME2 gene encoding proteasome activator complex subunit 2 isoform X2: protein MAKPCGVRLSGEARKQVDIFRQNLFQEEDSLNVADLTSLRAPLDIPIPDPPPKDDEMETDKQEKKEVPKCGFLPGNEKVLALLALVKPEVWTLKEKCILVITWIQHLIPKIEDGNDFGVAIQEKVLERVNAVKTKVEAFQTTISKYFSERGDAVAKASKETHVMDYRALVHERDEAAYGELRAMVLDLRAFYAELYHIISSNLEKIINPKGEEKPSMY, encoded by the exons ATGGCCAAGCCTTGTGGGGTGCGCCTGAGCGGGGAAGCCCGCAAACAG GTGGATATCTTCAGGCAAAATCTTTTTCAGGAG GAGGACTCCCTCAATGTGGCTGACCTGACCTCTCTCCGGGCCCCACTAGACATCCCCATCCCAGACCCCCCACCCAAGGATGATGAG ATGGAAACAGATaagcaggagaagaaagaag TACCTAAGTGTGGCTTTCTCCCTGGAAATGAGAAGGTTCTCGCCCTACTTGCCCTGGTTAAGCCAGAAGTGTGGACTCTCAAAGAAAAATGCATTCTG GTGATCACATGGATCCAGCACCTGATCCCCAAGATTGAGGATGGAAATGACTTTGGGGTGGCAATCCAG GAGAAGGTGCTGGAGAGGGTGAATGCAGTCAAGACTAAAGTGGAAGCCTTCCAAACAACCATTTCCAA GTACTTCTCAGAACGCGGGGATGCTGTGGCCAAGGCCTCTAAGGAGACTCATGTA ATGGATTACCGGGCCCTGGTACATGAGCGAGATGAGGCAGCCTATGGGGAGCTCAGGGCCATGGTGCTGGACCTGAGGGCCTTCTAC GCTGAGCTTTATCATATCATCAGCAGCAACCTAGAGAAAATTATCAACCCAAAGGGTGAAGAGAAGCCATCTATGTACTGA
- the DCAF11 gene encoding DDB1- and CUL4-associated factor 11 isoform X1: protein MTEEARDGGAVGQRCGRSRCKQGLAPLRVLRPLPAGGDTRSPCTGPNDAVIRRWDHGIAVAQELGPETPPRACPEEGLACVGVRKRKRRMKMWIWPRGQVRLVQGGGAANLQLIQALSDSEEEHDSAWDGRLGDRYNPPVDATPDTRELECNEIKTQVELATGRLGLRRAAREHSFPQMLHQRERGLCHRGSFSLGERSRMMSHFLPNDLGFTDTYSQKAFCGIYSKDGQIFMSACQDQTIRLYDCRYGRFHKFKSIKARDVGWSVLDVAFTPDGNHFLYSSWSDYIHICNIYGEGDTHTALDLRPDERRFAVFSIAVSSDGREVLGGANDGCLYVFDREQNRRTLQIESHEDDVNAVAFADISSQILFSGGDDAICKVWDRRTMREDDPKPVGALAGHQDGITFIDSKGDARYLISNSKDQTIKLWDIRRFSSREGMEASRQAATQQNWDYRWQQVPKKAWRKLKLPGDSSLMTYRGHGVLHTLIRCRFSPTHSTGQQFIYSGCSTGKVVVYDLLSGHIVKKLTNHKACVRDVSWHPFEEKIVSSSWDGNLRLWQYRQAEYFQDDMPESEEPLSAPAPVPHPSAAFSSPQ from the exons ATGACGGAGGAGGCGCGTGACGGAGGAGCAGTTGGCCAACGCTGCGGCCGCAGTCGGTGTAAACAAGGCCTTGCGCCGCTGCGGGTCCTGCGACCGCTCCCGGCTG GAGGTGACACGAGGAGTCCCTGCACAGGACCTAATGATGCTGTGATCAGAAGATGGGATCACGGAATAGCAGTAGCGCAGGAACTGGGTCCGGAGACCCCTCCGAGGGCTTGCCCCGAAGAGGGGCTAGCCTGCGTCggagtgaggaagaggaagaggaggatgaagaTGTGGATCTGGCCCAG AGGCCAAGTGAGGTTGGTGCAGGGAGGAGGTGCAGCAAATTTACAACTCATCCAGGCCCTCTCAGACTCGGAGGAAGAGCATGACAGTGCCTGGGATGGCCGTCTTGGGGACCGATACAACCCACCTG TGGACGCAACTCCTGACACCCGGGAGCTGGAATGCAATGAGATCAAGACACAAGTGGAATTGGCCACAGGGCGGCTGGGGCTTAGACGGGCAGCCCGGGAGCACAGCTTTCCTCAAATGCTGCACCAG AGAGAACGGGGCCTCTGCCACCGGGGAAGCTTCTCCCTTGGAGAACGGTCTCGAATGATGTCTCA cttctTGCCCAACGATCTGGGTTTCACTGATACCTACTCTCAGAAAGCTTTCTGCGGCATCTACAGCAAAGATGGTCAGATCTTCATGTCTGCTTGCCAAG ACCAGACAATCCGACTGTATGACTGCCGGTATGGCCGCTTTCATAAATTCAAGAGCATCAAGGCCCGGGATGTAGGCTGGAGCGTACTGGACGTGGCCTTCACCCCTGATGGGAACCACTTCCTATATTCCAGCTGGTCTGATTACA TTCATATCTGCAACATCTAcggggagggagacacacacactgCCCTGGATCTAAG GCCAGATGAGCGTCGCTTTGCTGTCTTTTCCATCGCTGTCTCCTCAGATGGACGGGAAGTGTTAGGAGG GGCCAATGATGGCTGCCTATACGTCTTTGATCGAGAACAGAACCGGCGCACCCTTCAG ATTGAGTCCCATGAGGATGATGTGAATGCAGTGGCCTTTGCTGACATAAGCTCCCAAATCCTGTTCTCTGGGGGTGATGATGCCATCTGCAAAGTGTGGGATCGACGCACCATGCGGGAGGATGACCCTAAGCCCGTGGGTGCACTGGCTGGACACCAGGACGGCATCACCTTCATTGACAGCAAG GGTGATGCCCGGTATCTCATCTCCAACTCCAAAGACCAGACCATCAAGCTCTGGGATATCCGACGCTTTTCTAGTCGGGAAGGTATGGAAGCCTCACGGCAGGCTGCCACACAGCAAAACTGGGACTACCGCTGGCAGCAGGTACCCAAAAAAG CCTGGCGGAAACTGAAACTCCCAGGAGACAGCTCCTTGATGACCTACCGGGGCCATGGGGTGCTGCATACCCTTATCCGTTGCCGATTCTCCCCCACCCATAGCACCGGCCAGCAGTTCATCTACAGTGGCTGCTCTACTGGCAAAGTTGTCG TGTACGACCTCCTCAGCGGCCACATCGTGAAGAAGCTGACCAACCACAAGGCCTGCGTGCGTGACGTCAGCTGGCACCCCTTTGAGGAAAAGATTGTCAGCAGTTCG TGGGATGGGAACCTGCGTCTCTGGCAGTACCGCCAGGCCGAGTACTTCCAGGACGACATGCCAGAATCTGAGGAGCCCCTCAGCGCCCCTGCCCCAGTGCCCCACCCCTCTGCAGCCTTTTCCTCACCCCAGTAG
- the DCAF11 gene encoding DDB1- and CUL4-associated factor 11 isoform X3 codes for MKMWIWPRGQVRLVQGGGAANLQLIQALSDSEEEHDSAWDGRLGDRYNPPVDATPDTRELECNEIKTQVELATGRLGLRRAAREHSFPQMLHQRERGLCHRGSFSLGERSRMMSHFLPNDLGFTDTYSQKAFCGIYSKDGQIFMSACQDQTIRLYDCRYGRFHKFKSIKARDVGWSVLDVAFTPDGNHFLYSSWSDYIHICNIYGEGDTHTALDLRPDERRFAVFSIAVSSDGREVLGGANDGCLYVFDREQNRRTLQIESHEDDVNAVAFADISSQILFSGGDDAICKVWDRRTMREDDPKPVGALAGHQDGITFIDSKGDARYLISNSKDQTIKLWDIRRFSSREGMEASRQAATQQNWDYRWQQVPKKAWRKLKLPGDSSLMTYRGHGVLHTLIRCRFSPTHSTGQQFIYSGCSTGKVVVYDLLSGHIVKKLTNHKACVRDVSWHPFEEKIVSSSWDGNLRLWQYRQAEYFQDDMPESEEPLSAPAPVPHPSAAFSSPQ; via the exons atgaagaTGTGGATCTGGCCCAG AGGCCAAGTGAGGTTGGTGCAGGGAGGAGGTGCAGCAAATTTACAACTCATCCAGGCCCTCTCAGACTCGGAGGAAGAGCATGACAGTGCCTGGGATGGCCGTCTTGGGGACCGATACAACCCACCTG TGGACGCAACTCCTGACACCCGGGAGCTGGAATGCAATGAGATCAAGACACAAGTGGAATTGGCCACAGGGCGGCTGGGGCTTAGACGGGCAGCCCGGGAGCACAGCTTTCCTCAAATGCTGCACCAG AGAGAACGGGGCCTCTGCCACCGGGGAAGCTTCTCCCTTGGAGAACGGTCTCGAATGATGTCTCA cttctTGCCCAACGATCTGGGTTTCACTGATACCTACTCTCAGAAAGCTTTCTGCGGCATCTACAGCAAAGATGGTCAGATCTTCATGTCTGCTTGCCAAG ACCAGACAATCCGACTGTATGACTGCCGGTATGGCCGCTTTCATAAATTCAAGAGCATCAAGGCCCGGGATGTAGGCTGGAGCGTACTGGACGTGGCCTTCACCCCTGATGGGAACCACTTCCTATATTCCAGCTGGTCTGATTACA TTCATATCTGCAACATCTAcggggagggagacacacacactgCCCTGGATCTAAG GCCAGATGAGCGTCGCTTTGCTGTCTTTTCCATCGCTGTCTCCTCAGATGGACGGGAAGTGTTAGGAGG GGCCAATGATGGCTGCCTATACGTCTTTGATCGAGAACAGAACCGGCGCACCCTTCAG ATTGAGTCCCATGAGGATGATGTGAATGCAGTGGCCTTTGCTGACATAAGCTCCCAAATCCTGTTCTCTGGGGGTGATGATGCCATCTGCAAAGTGTGGGATCGACGCACCATGCGGGAGGATGACCCTAAGCCCGTGGGTGCACTGGCTGGACACCAGGACGGCATCACCTTCATTGACAGCAAG GGTGATGCCCGGTATCTCATCTCCAACTCCAAAGACCAGACCATCAAGCTCTGGGATATCCGACGCTTTTCTAGTCGGGAAGGTATGGAAGCCTCACGGCAGGCTGCCACACAGCAAAACTGGGACTACCGCTGGCAGCAGGTACCCAAAAAAG CCTGGCGGAAACTGAAACTCCCAGGAGACAGCTCCTTGATGACCTACCGGGGCCATGGGGTGCTGCATACCCTTATCCGTTGCCGATTCTCCCCCACCCATAGCACCGGCCAGCAGTTCATCTACAGTGGCTGCTCTACTGGCAAAGTTGTCG TGTACGACCTCCTCAGCGGCCACATCGTGAAGAAGCTGACCAACCACAAGGCCTGCGTGCGTGACGTCAGCTGGCACCCCTTTGAGGAAAAGATTGTCAGCAGTTCG TGGGATGGGAACCTGCGTCTCTGGCAGTACCGCCAGGCCGAGTACTTCCAGGACGACATGCCAGAATCTGAGGAGCCCCTCAGCGCCCCTGCCCCAGTGCCCCACCCCTCTGCAGCCTTTTCCTCACCCCAGTAG
- the PSME2 gene encoding proteasome activator complex subunit 2 isoform X1: MAKPCGVRLSGEARKQVDIFRQNLFQEAEEFLYRFLPQKIIYLNQLLQEDSLNVADLTSLRAPLDIPIPDPPPKDDEMETDKQEKKEVPKCGFLPGNEKVLALLALVKPEVWTLKEKCILVITWIQHLIPKIEDGNDFGVAIQEKVLERVNAVKTKVEAFQTTISKYFSERGDAVAKASKETHVMDYRALVHERDEAAYGELRAMVLDLRAFYAELYHIISSNLEKIINPKGEEKPSMY; the protein is encoded by the exons ATGGCCAAGCCTTGTGGGGTGCGCCTGAGCGGGGAAGCCCGCAAACAG GTGGATATCTTCAGGCAAAATCTTTTTCAGGAG GCAGAGGAATTCCTCTACAGATTCTTACCACAGAAAATCATATACCTGAATCAACTCTTGCAA GAGGACTCCCTCAATGTGGCTGACCTGACCTCTCTCCGGGCCCCACTAGACATCCCCATCCCAGACCCCCCACCCAAGGATGATGAG ATGGAAACAGATaagcaggagaagaaagaag TACCTAAGTGTGGCTTTCTCCCTGGAAATGAGAAGGTTCTCGCCCTACTTGCCCTGGTTAAGCCAGAAGTGTGGACTCTCAAAGAAAAATGCATTCTG GTGATCACATGGATCCAGCACCTGATCCCCAAGATTGAGGATGGAAATGACTTTGGGGTGGCAATCCAG GAGAAGGTGCTGGAGAGGGTGAATGCAGTCAAGACTAAAGTGGAAGCCTTCCAAACAACCATTTCCAA GTACTTCTCAGAACGCGGGGATGCTGTGGCCAAGGCCTCTAAGGAGACTCATGTA ATGGATTACCGGGCCCTGGTACATGAGCGAGATGAGGCAGCCTATGGGGAGCTCAGGGCCATGGTGCTGGACCTGAGGGCCTTCTAC GCTGAGCTTTATCATATCATCAGCAGCAACCTAGAGAAAATTATCAACCCAAAGGGTGAAGAGAAGCCATCTATGTACTGA
- the FITM1 gene encoding fat storage-inducing transmembrane protein 1, whose translation MERGPVVGAGLGAGARIRALLGCLVKVLLWVASALLYFGSEQAARLLGSPCLRRLYHAWLAAVVIFGPLLQFHVNPRTIFASHGNFFNIKFVNSAWGWTCTFLGGFVLLVVFLATRRVAVTARHLSRLVVGAAVWRGAGRAFLLIEDLTGSCFEPLPQGLLLHELPDRRSCLAAGHQWRGYTVSSHTFLLTFCCLLMAEEAAVFAKYLAHGLPAGAPLRLVFLLNVLLLGLWNFLLLCTVIYFHQYTHKVVGAAVGTFAWYLTYGSWYHQPWSPGSPGHGLFPRPHSSRKHN comes from the exons atGGAGCGGGGGCcggtggtgggggcagggctgggggccggggcccGAATCCGGGCACTGCTGGGCTGCCTGGTCAAGGTGCTGCTCTGGGTGGCCTCTGCCTTGCTGTACTTTGGAAGTGAACAGGCTGCCCGGCTCCTGGGCAGCCCCTGCTTACGGCGCCTCTACCATGCCTGGTTGGCAGCAGTGGTCATCTTTGGGCCCCTTCTGCAGTTCCATGTCAACCCTCGGACTATCTTCGCCAGCCACGGCAACTTCTTCAACAT AAAGTTTGTGAATTCGGCATGGGGCTGGACGTGCACCTTCCTGGGGGGCTTCGTGTTGCTGGTGGTGTTCCTGGCTACCCGGCGCGTGGCGGTGACTGCCCGGCACCTGAGCCGGCTGGTGGTGGGAGCCGCAGTGTGGCGGGGGGCCGGCAGGGCCTTCCTGCTCATCGAGGACCTGACTGGTTCCTGCTTCGagcctctgccccagggcctgctGCTGCACGAGCTTCCCGACCGCCGCAGCTGCCTGGCAGCCGGCCACCAGTGGCGGGGCTACACGGTCTCCTCCCACACCTTCCTGCTCACCTTCTGCTGTCTGCTCATGGCTGAGGAAGCCGCTGTGTTCGCCAAGTACCTGGCCCATGGGCTGCCAGCCGGTGCGCCCCTACGCCTAGTCTTCCTGCTCAACGTGCTGCTGCTGGGCCTCTGGAACTTCTTGCTGCTCTGTACCGTCATCTATTTCCACCAGTATACTCACAAGGTGGTGGGTGCTGCAGTGGGGACCTTTGCCTGGTACCTCACCTATGGCAGCTGGTATCATCAGCCCTGGTCTCCAGGGAGCCCAGGCCACGGGCTCTTCCCTCGGCCCCACTCCAGCCGCAAGCATAACTGA
- the DCAF11 gene encoding DDB1- and CUL4-associated factor 11 isoform X2, whose translation MGSRNSSSAGTGSGDPSEGLPRRGASLRRSEEEEEEDEDVDLAQVLAYLLRRGQVRLVQGGGAANLQLIQALSDSEEEHDSAWDGRLGDRYNPPVDATPDTRELECNEIKTQVELATGRLGLRRAAREHSFPQMLHQRERGLCHRGSFSLGERSRMMSHFLPNDLGFTDTYSQKAFCGIYSKDGQIFMSACQDQTIRLYDCRYGRFHKFKSIKARDVGWSVLDVAFTPDGNHFLYSSWSDYIHICNIYGEGDTHTALDLRPDERRFAVFSIAVSSDGREVLGGANDGCLYVFDREQNRRTLQIESHEDDVNAVAFADISSQILFSGGDDAICKVWDRRTMREDDPKPVGALAGHQDGITFIDSKGDARYLISNSKDQTIKLWDIRRFSSREGMEASRQAATQQNWDYRWQQVPKKAWRKLKLPGDSSLMTYRGHGVLHTLIRCRFSPTHSTGQQFIYSGCSTGKVVVYDLLSGHIVKKLTNHKACVRDVSWHPFEEKIVSSSWDGNLRLWQYRQAEYFQDDMPESEEPLSAPAPVPHPSAAFSSPQ comes from the exons ATGGGATCACGGAATAGCAGTAGCGCAGGAACTGGGTCCGGAGACCCCTCCGAGGGCTTGCCCCGAAGAGGGGCTAGCCTGCGTCggagtgaggaagaggaagaggaggatgaagaTGTGGATCTGGCCCAGGTACTGGCCTATCTCCTCCGCAG AGGCCAAGTGAGGTTGGTGCAGGGAGGAGGTGCAGCAAATTTACAACTCATCCAGGCCCTCTCAGACTCGGAGGAAGAGCATGACAGTGCCTGGGATGGCCGTCTTGGGGACCGATACAACCCACCTG TGGACGCAACTCCTGACACCCGGGAGCTGGAATGCAATGAGATCAAGACACAAGTGGAATTGGCCACAGGGCGGCTGGGGCTTAGACGGGCAGCCCGGGAGCACAGCTTTCCTCAAATGCTGCACCAG AGAGAACGGGGCCTCTGCCACCGGGGAAGCTTCTCCCTTGGAGAACGGTCTCGAATGATGTCTCA cttctTGCCCAACGATCTGGGTTTCACTGATACCTACTCTCAGAAAGCTTTCTGCGGCATCTACAGCAAAGATGGTCAGATCTTCATGTCTGCTTGCCAAG ACCAGACAATCCGACTGTATGACTGCCGGTATGGCCGCTTTCATAAATTCAAGAGCATCAAGGCCCGGGATGTAGGCTGGAGCGTACTGGACGTGGCCTTCACCCCTGATGGGAACCACTTCCTATATTCCAGCTGGTCTGATTACA TTCATATCTGCAACATCTAcggggagggagacacacacactgCCCTGGATCTAAG GCCAGATGAGCGTCGCTTTGCTGTCTTTTCCATCGCTGTCTCCTCAGATGGACGGGAAGTGTTAGGAGG GGCCAATGATGGCTGCCTATACGTCTTTGATCGAGAACAGAACCGGCGCACCCTTCAG ATTGAGTCCCATGAGGATGATGTGAATGCAGTGGCCTTTGCTGACATAAGCTCCCAAATCCTGTTCTCTGGGGGTGATGATGCCATCTGCAAAGTGTGGGATCGACGCACCATGCGGGAGGATGACCCTAAGCCCGTGGGTGCACTGGCTGGACACCAGGACGGCATCACCTTCATTGACAGCAAG GGTGATGCCCGGTATCTCATCTCCAACTCCAAAGACCAGACCATCAAGCTCTGGGATATCCGACGCTTTTCTAGTCGGGAAGGTATGGAAGCCTCACGGCAGGCTGCCACACAGCAAAACTGGGACTACCGCTGGCAGCAGGTACCCAAAAAAG CCTGGCGGAAACTGAAACTCCCAGGAGACAGCTCCTTGATGACCTACCGGGGCCATGGGGTGCTGCATACCCTTATCCGTTGCCGATTCTCCCCCACCCATAGCACCGGCCAGCAGTTCATCTACAGTGGCTGCTCTACTGGCAAAGTTGTCG TGTACGACCTCCTCAGCGGCCACATCGTGAAGAAGCTGACCAACCACAAGGCCTGCGTGCGTGACGTCAGCTGGCACCCCTTTGAGGAAAAGATTGTCAGCAGTTCG TGGGATGGGAACCTGCGTCTCTGGCAGTACCGCCAGGCCGAGTACTTCCAGGACGACATGCCAGAATCTGAGGAGCCCCTCAGCGCCCCTGCCCCAGTGCCCCACCCCTCTGCAGCCTTTTCCTCACCCCAGTAG
- the EMC9 gene encoding ER membrane protein complex subunit 9 — MGEVEISARAYVKMCLHAARYPHAAVNGLLLAPAPRSGECLCLTDCVPLFHSHLALSVMLEVALNQVDVWGAQAGLVVAGYYHANAALDDQSPGPLALKIAGRIAEFFPDAVLIMLDNQKLVPQPHVPPVIVLENHGLRWVPKDKNLVMWRDWEESRQMVGALLEGRAHQHLVDFDCHLDDIRQDWTNQQLNTQITQWVGPTNGNT; from the exons ATGGGGGAGGTGGAGATTTCGGCTCGGGCCTACGTGAAGATGTGTCTCCACGCCGCCCGGTACCCGCACGCCGCCGTCAACGGGCTCTTGCTGGCGCCCGCGCCGCGGTCAGGAGAATGCCTGTGTCTCACCGACTGTGTGCCCCTGTTCCACAGCCACCTAGCCCTGTCCGTCATGCTGGAGGTCGCCCTCAACCAG GTGGATGTGTGGGGCGCGCAGGCCGGTCTGGTAGTGGCTGGGTACTACCATGCCAATGCAGCTCTGGACGATCAGAG CCCTGGGCCCTTGGCCTTGAAAATTGCTGGGCGGATTGCAGAATTCTTCCCTGATGCAGTACTTATTATG TTGGATAATCAGAAACTGGTGCCTCAGCCTCATGTGCCCCCAGTCATCGTCCTGGAAAACCATGGTCTCCGCTGGGTCCCCAAGGACAAGAACTT AGTGATGTGGAGGGACTGGGAAGAGTCACGGCAGATGGTGGGAGCACTATTGGAGGGCCGGGCCCACCAGCACCTTGTGGACTTTGACTGCCACCTTGACGACATCCGGCAGGACTGGACCAACCAACAGCTCAACACCCAAATCACCCAATGGGTTGGTCCCACCAATGGAAATACCTGA